From one Lactiplantibacillus paraplantarum genomic stretch:
- a CDS encoding MarR family winged helix-turn-helix transcriptional regulator — MALEEYPIGKAIINLVSAHRHVTTSKIAGIGLHAGQDLILLSLLEQDGQSQNALVKQLCVNHSAVAKSVSRMQKKGIVSTQKSEIDRRITLVFLTDSGRQLAQQAQAIWENVEQLAFKNLNAADRANFLRLIATVQQNFETNSEHDS, encoded by the coding sequence ATGGCACTGGAAGAATACCCAATTGGTAAGGCCATTATTAACTTGGTCTCAGCACATCGGCACGTCACAACTAGTAAGATTGCCGGTATCGGCCTACACGCAGGTCAGGATTTAATTTTATTATCGTTATTAGAACAAGATGGACAGTCACAAAACGCACTTGTCAAACAACTTTGCGTCAACCACTCCGCAGTAGCTAAATCAGTCTCACGAATGCAGAAAAAGGGCATTGTCAGCACTCAAAAGTCCGAAATAGATCGCAGAATCACATTAGTCTTTTTGACCGATAGCGGGCGACAATTGGCACAACAGGCCCAAGCCATTTGGGAAAATGTTGAACAACTGGCTTTTAAAAATTTAAACGCGGCTGACCGCGCAAACTTTTTACGACTAATCGCTACTGTTCAACAGAATTTTGAAACTAATTCCGAACACGATTCATAA
- a CDS encoding D-serine ammonia-lyase, producing the protein MDTTVMIEKHPQIRALMAKRPIVWQNPDYGQQTDLPLTRADIFDAVARWERFAPFLAIAFPETAAMNGIIESPLLPLKQMKPAWEMINHQSLAGQLYLKADSQLPISGSIKSRGGIYEVLKFAEQVAMAHTDLTYMDDYSVLATTEYHELFAQYGVIVASTGNLALSVGMMAAKFGFKTTVYMSHDARQWKKDKLRANGVIVEELNTDFSSVIPVARAAAAKDDHTHFVDDEGSRDLFLGYAVAGVRLQHQLKVQGIKMDAQHLVVVYLPAGVGGSPSGVAFGLKMIMGANIYPVFCEPTHVPSVTLGMMTKLNEKIAVQDIGLDGLTAADGLAVSRPSRLAGKVMRTLLLGTATFEDDDLYRYLTKLVDTEDVMVEPSAAAGFTALAPIMAQFPALAGKDVTHIVWATGGNMMPASERQLDYDLGRKLLTMV; encoded by the coding sequence ATGGATACAACGGTAATGATTGAAAAGCACCCGCAGATTAGAGCTTTGATGGCCAAACGACCGATTGTTTGGCAGAATCCAGATTATGGTCAACAGACCGACTTGCCGTTGACGCGCGCTGATATTTTTGACGCGGTTGCGCGCTGGGAACGTTTTGCCCCATTTTTGGCGATTGCCTTTCCAGAGACAGCGGCGATGAACGGGATTATTGAGTCACCATTGTTGCCACTTAAGCAGATGAAACCGGCATGGGAGATGATTAACCACCAGTCATTGGCGGGACAACTTTATTTAAAGGCTGACAGTCAATTACCAATTTCAGGTTCAATCAAGTCACGTGGTGGTATTTATGAAGTGCTTAAGTTCGCGGAGCAGGTGGCCATGGCCCATACGGATCTGACGTATATGGATGATTACAGTGTCCTAGCGACAACCGAGTATCATGAGTTATTCGCTCAGTATGGCGTGATTGTGGCCTCAACGGGGAATTTAGCGCTCAGTGTTGGAATGATGGCAGCAAAATTTGGATTTAAGACGACGGTTTACATGTCCCATGATGCGCGTCAGTGGAAGAAGGATAAACTGCGGGCGAATGGTGTGATCGTTGAGGAGTTGAATACTGATTTCTCAAGTGTGATTCCAGTGGCCCGGGCCGCAGCAGCTAAAGATGATCATACCCACTTTGTTGATGATGAGGGCTCACGTGACTTGTTTTTAGGTTACGCCGTTGCCGGGGTGCGATTACAACATCAATTAAAAGTACAGGGCATTAAAATGGATGCACAACACCTGGTTGTCGTCTATTTGCCAGCTGGTGTTGGTGGCAGCCCTAGTGGTGTGGCTTTTGGTCTCAAGATGATTATGGGCGCTAATATCTACCCAGTCTTTTGCGAGCCGACCCACGTGCCGTCGGTGACCCTTGGAATGATGACCAAACTGAATGAAAAGATTGCCGTTCAAGATATTGGTTTAGACGGCTTAACTGCTGCTGACGGGCTAGCCGTTAGTCGGCCATCAAGACTGGCTGGTAAGGTGATGCGGACGCTATTACTCGGAACAGCAACATTTGAAGATGATGATTTATATCGTTATTTGACTAAATTAGTCGATACCGAAGATGTGATGGTCGAACCATCAGCCGCAGCGGGCTTTACGGCGCTTGCTCCCATCATGGCTCAATTTCCGGCGCTCGCTGGCAAAGATGTCACTCACATTGTCTGGGCAACTGGGGGTAATATGATGCCGGCATCTGAGCGGCAATTGGATTATGACTTGGGACGAAAGCTATTAACAATGGTTTGA
- a CDS encoding 6-phospho-beta-glucosidase, with the protein MATTSGLRSDFLWGGAVAAHQLEGGWQAGGKGVSVADVMTAGANGVPREITDGVIAGKNYPNHEGIDFYGHYKEDIKLFAEMGFKCFRTSIAWTRIFPNGDEEEPNEAGLKFYDDMFDTCLQYGIEPVITLAHFEMPYHLVKEYGGWRSRKVIDFFVHYAETVFKRYKNKVKYWMTFNEINNQTTYTNQFLMATDSGLVLKPDDPDAEALMYQAAHYEVVASALAVKIGHAINPDFQIGNMINMTPIYPATAKPQDIMQAEKAMQRRYWFADVQSWGYYPNNMEAYFKQTGFRPDITAEDRQVLKEGTVDYIGFSYYNSNTVAAQDDNPSYHFVGTEAVDNPYLKTSEWDWPIDPEGLRYSLNWLQDRYHKPMMIVENGLGARDKVEADGSIHDPYRIDYLRAHISEMIKAVAEDGVDLIGYTPWGCIDLVSAGTGQMSKRYGFIYVDKDDEGNGTLDRSKKDSFYWYQKVIRTNGADLK; encoded by the coding sequence ATGGCAACAACGAGTGGTTTACGATCTGATTTCTTATGGGGTGGGGCGGTCGCTGCCCATCAACTAGAAGGTGGCTGGCAAGCTGGTGGCAAAGGCGTTAGTGTGGCTGATGTCATGACTGCTGGTGCTAATGGTGTTCCCCGTGAAATCACGGATGGTGTGATTGCGGGTAAGAACTACCCGAACCATGAAGGTATCGACTTCTACGGTCATTACAAGGAAGATATCAAGTTATTTGCTGAAATGGGCTTCAAGTGTTTTCGGACATCGATTGCTTGGACGCGAATTTTCCCAAATGGTGATGAAGAAGAACCGAACGAAGCGGGGTTGAAGTTCTATGATGACATGTTCGATACGTGTCTACAATATGGTATCGAACCAGTGATTACGTTGGCCCACTTTGAAATGCCATACCACTTAGTTAAGGAATACGGTGGTTGGCGTTCACGGAAAGTTATTGACTTCTTCGTCCACTACGCTGAAACGGTCTTTAAGCGTTATAAGAATAAGGTTAAGTACTGGATGACTTTCAACGAAATTAATAATCAGACAACTTATACGAATCAATTCTTAATGGCTACGGATTCCGGTTTAGTATTGAAACCCGACGATCCGGATGCTGAAGCTTTGATGTATCAAGCCGCCCACTATGAAGTGGTTGCTAGTGCGTTAGCCGTTAAGATCGGCCATGCCATTAATCCAGACTTTCAGATTGGTAATATGATCAATATGACACCAATCTATCCAGCAACAGCTAAGCCACAAGATATCATGCAAGCTGAAAAAGCAATGCAACGCCGCTATTGGTTTGCGGATGTGCAATCATGGGGTTACTATCCAAATAACATGGAAGCTTACTTCAAACAGACTGGTTTCCGCCCAGATATCACGGCGGAAGATCGGCAAGTTTTGAAGGAAGGCACTGTTGATTATATTGGCTTTAGTTACTACAATTCAAATACAGTCGCTGCTCAAGATGACAACCCAAGTTATCACTTTGTTGGCACCGAGGCGGTAGACAATCCATATTTGAAGACGAGTGAATGGGATTGGCCAATTGATCCAGAAGGCTTGCGGTATTCTTTGAACTGGTTACAAGACCGTTATCACAAGCCAATGATGATTGTTGAAAATGGCTTGGGTGCCCGGGATAAGGTTGAAGCTGATGGCAGTATCCATGATCCATATCGCATCGACTATTTGCGGGCTCATATCAGTGAAATGATCAAGGCGGTTGCCGAAGATGGGGTTGACCTAATTGGCTATACGCCATGGGGCTGCATTGACTTAGTTTCTGCCGGCACCGGTCAGATGTCGAAACGTTACGGCTTTATTTATGTCGATAAGGACGATGAAGGTAACGGAACACTAGATCGTTCCAAGAAGGATTCGTTCTATTGGTATCAAAAGGTGATTCGGACGAACGGGGCTGATTTGAAGTAG
- a CDS encoding 6-phospho-beta-glucosidase — protein MTKGYKMPKGFLWGGAVAAHQLEGGWDVDGKGVSIADVMTAGRNGVPRKVTDGVKEGEVYPNHWGNDFYHRYPEDDKLFAEMGFKCFRTSIAWTRIFPNGDETTPNEAGLKFYDDLFDDLLSHGIQPVVTLSHFEIPYHLVKAYGGFSNRKMIDFFVRFATVVFDRYKDKVKYWMTFNEINNQTAWSDPHPLLQNSGLQLGADDNWEQAMYQAAHYELVASALAVQAGHAINPDFQIGCMVAMCPIYPLTAKPADVMMAERAMQKRYWFGDVHCLGEYPKWLPKYFERKGFDMDITAADLATLKAGTVDYVGFSYYMSFVTKGRDGDQEYDFKEPDDFVENPYVEKSDWGWQIDPTGLRYAMNWMQDRWHLPQFIVENGFGAYDKKEADGSVHDDYRISYFRDHILAMEEAVALDGVDLIGYTPWGCIDLVSASTGEMAKRYGFIYVDADDNGHGSFDRSKKDSFDWFQQVIASDGEDL, from the coding sequence ATGACAAAAGGATACAAAATGCCTAAAGGATTTCTGTGGGGCGGCGCGGTTGCGGCGCATCAATTAGAAGGTGGCTGGGATGTCGATGGCAAAGGTGTTAGCATTGCCGACGTGATGACAGCTGGTCGCAACGGGGTTCCCCGTAAGGTAACTGACGGCGTCAAGGAAGGCGAAGTTTATCCGAACCATTGGGGTAATGATTTTTATCATCGTTATCCAGAAGATGACAAGTTATTCGCTGAAATGGGCTTTAAATGTTTTCGAACATCAATCGCTTGGACGCGGATATTCCCAAATGGTGATGAGACGACGCCTAACGAAGCGGGATTGAAATTTTATGATGACTTGTTTGATGACTTGTTGTCACATGGCATTCAGCCAGTAGTGACGTTGTCGCACTTTGAAATTCCGTACCACCTTGTCAAAGCGTACGGTGGCTTTAGCAATCGTAAGATGATCGACTTCTTTGTGCGGTTTGCAACCGTGGTCTTTGATCGTTACAAGGACAAAGTTAAGTACTGGATGACTTTTAATGAGATTAATAATCAGACCGCGTGGAGTGATCCCCACCCATTACTTCAAAATTCAGGGCTGCAATTAGGCGCGGACGACAACTGGGAACAAGCGATGTACCAGGCTGCCCACTATGAATTAGTAGCGAGCGCGTTAGCTGTCCAGGCAGGTCACGCTATCAATCCAGATTTCCAAATCGGCTGCATGGTGGCAATGTGCCCAATCTATCCATTGACGGCTAAACCAGCGGATGTGATGATGGCGGAACGGGCCATGCAAAAACGGTACTGGTTTGGCGACGTGCACTGCCTCGGCGAGTATCCAAAGTGGTTGCCAAAATACTTTGAACGTAAAGGTTTTGACATGGACATCACCGCAGCCGACCTAGCGACATTGAAAGCTGGTACGGTCGACTACGTTGGGTTTAGTTATTATATGTCATTTGTCACTAAGGGTCGCGACGGTGATCAAGAATATGACTTTAAGGAACCGGATGACTTTGTCGAAAATCCTTACGTTGAAAAGTCCGACTGGGGTTGGCAGATCGACCCGACTGGTTTACGGTACGCCATGAATTGGATGCAGGATCGGTGGCACTTACCACAATTCATCGTGGAAAATGGGTTCGGCGCATATGACAAGAAGGAAGCTGATGGTAGTGTGCACGATGATTACCGTATTAGCTATTTCCGTGATCATATCCTGGCAATGGAAGAAGCCGTTGCATTAGATGGGGTCGACCTGATTGGCTACACGCCATGGGGATGTATTGACTTGGTTTCTGCAAGTACTGGTGAAATGGCAAAACGTTATGGGTTCATTTACGTTGATGCCGATGATAACGGTCATGGCAGTTTCGACCGTTCTAAGAAAGACTCCTTTGACTGGTTCCAACAAGTTATTGCGAGCGATGGTGAAGATTTATAG
- a CDS encoding PTS lactose/cellobiose transporter subunit IIA has translation MAEEQTKEVEASLETIMGLIVNGGNAKSSAFEAIKAAKEGDFETADAKLKEADNFLTEAHNSQTSMLTAEAQGEHTHVSLLLVHSQDHIMNAITFRDLAGEVVDVYRRLAADEAK, from the coding sequence ATGGCAGAAGAACAAACAAAAGAAGTTGAAGCAAGTCTCGAAACCATCATGGGTTTGATCGTTAATGGTGGCAACGCAAAGAGTTCCGCTTTCGAAGCAATTAAAGCTGCTAAGGAAGGCGACTTTGAAACCGCAGATGCCAAGTTGAAGGAAGCCGATAATTTCTTGACGGAAGCACACAATTCACAAACTTCAATGTTAACGGCGGAAGCACAAGGGGAACATACCCACGTGTCATTACTGTTAGTACATTCACAAGATCATATCATGAATGCCATCACCTTCCGCGATTTAGCTGGTGAAGTCGTCGACGTTTATCGGCGGTTAGCTGCCGATGAGGCGAAGTAG
- a CDS encoding PTS sugar transporter subunit IIB — translation MAERTIMLVCAAGMSTSLLVSKMQKAAEADGIDADIFATAASDADAKLAEKNPDILMLGPQVRYMLSDFQKRVDIPVEVINMQDYGMMNGEKVLKEAEASIAKAN, via the coding sequence ATGGCTGAAAGAACAATTATGTTGGTATGTGCTGCTGGGATGTCAACGTCATTATTAGTATCAAAGATGCAAAAGGCTGCAGAAGCAGATGGTATCGATGCAGATATTTTTGCAACCGCTGCCAGTGACGCCGATGCTAAGTTAGCTGAAAAGAATCCTGACATTTTAATGCTTGGACCACAAGTTCGTTACATGTTAAGTGATTTCCAAAAGCGCGTTGATATTCCGGTTGAAGTAATCAACATGCAAGACTACGGTATGATGAATGGCGAAAAAGTTTTAAAAGAAGCCGAAGCATCAATTGCAAAAGCAAACTAA
- a CDS encoding GntR family transcriptional regulator, with amino-acid sequence MYRDIAAKLVTAIQDGIFTVKLPTEAQLMARYQASRNTIRKAIDLVYQQGLLRRVQGSGYYITNIQLQHKTVVNLSARSLFNSNLHPRNLKSKILTFDTIQGDSALSRKLGIPVDEELYRIIRLRYWHEQLYCLEEAYYLRSVIPYLSTEAVNSSIWDFINEAYGIGIANSDDYLSLTNLNQEEADLMGLEHGGTYLALDSCNYYKNNGLLDFSHTVFVYPDLALYFHTTNLANN; translated from the coding sequence ATGTATCGTGATATCGCAGCTAAACTTGTGACTGCCATTCAAGATGGCATTTTTACCGTTAAACTTCCGACCGAAGCCCAATTAATGGCACGCTATCAGGCAAGTCGTAACACAATTCGCAAAGCAATTGACTTAGTCTACCAGCAAGGCTTGTTGCGCCGCGTCCAAGGTAGTGGCTATTATATTACTAATATTCAACTACAACACAAAACGGTCGTTAACTTGTCGGCCCGCTCGCTATTTAATAGCAACCTCCATCCCCGTAACTTGAAATCAAAGATTCTTACCTTTGATACGATTCAGGGGGATAGTGCGTTGAGTCGCAAGCTCGGAATCCCTGTCGACGAAGAACTTTACCGCATTATCCGACTACGCTACTGGCATGAACAACTCTATTGTCTAGAAGAAGCGTACTATTTACGTTCAGTGATTCCTTACTTGTCGACCGAAGCAGTTAATTCATCAATTTGGGATTTCATTAATGAGGCTTACGGAATCGGAATTGCCAACAGTGATGACTACCTCTCACTGACTAATTTAAACCAAGAAGAAGCTGACCTAATGGGACTCGAACATGGTGGTACCTATCTGGCACTAGATTCCTGCAATTATTATAAAAATAACGGTCTCCTTGATTTCTCACATACCGTCTTCGTTTATCCTGATCTAGCGCTATATTTTCACACCACCAACCTGGCAAATAATTAA
- a CDS encoding glycosyltransferase family 2 protein, whose amino-acid sequence MSAPLFSVVVPAYNQHKFIDSCLTSLQRQTLTDFEVFVVDDCSTDDTGEQIAALIKGDDRFHVITHAHNRGVSAARNSGIAAAKGKYLCFVDGDDWVEPDFLATFLAAYQAAPNTQLVVCGHYGYLAVPSPAKTYSQKDLIANINFGTVGGFSWNKAFVRSIITTHHLKFNEDIDFLEDQLFAFRYANYVQSSEYVPDRTYHYRWRFRSNLAHIGIPFFTARRKMLKILKQENKQVLNEDWNNQ is encoded by the coding sequence GTGTCAGCACCCCTTTTTTCAGTGGTTGTACCAGCTTACAACCAGCATAAATTTATAGATAGCTGCTTGACTAGTCTACAACGCCAAACCTTAACGGACTTCGAAGTCTTTGTGGTTGACGATTGTTCGACTGACGACACTGGTGAACAGATTGCCGCGTTAATCAAAGGCGACGACCGATTCCACGTGATCACTCACGCCCATAATCGAGGCGTCTCCGCAGCTCGTAACTCCGGTATTGCTGCTGCCAAAGGCAAGTACCTTTGCTTTGTTGATGGCGATGATTGGGTTGAGCCAGACTTTTTGGCGACCTTCTTAGCTGCCTATCAAGCAGCGCCGAATACGCAACTTGTTGTGTGTGGACACTACGGCTACTTAGCCGTCCCTAGTCCCGCCAAAACATACAGTCAAAAAGACTTGATTGCTAACATTAACTTCGGCACAGTAGGTGGTTTCTCATGGAATAAGGCCTTTGTTCGCAGTATTATTACCACCCACCACCTAAAATTCAATGAAGATATTGATTTCCTCGAAGATCAATTGTTTGCTTTTCGTTATGCCAACTACGTACAGTCCTCCGAATACGTACCGGACCGGACTTACCATTATCGTTGGCGTTTTCGAAGCAACCTTGCCCACATTGGAATTCCATTCTTCACTGCGCGCCGTAAAATGCTGAAAATTCTCAAGCAAGAAAACAAACAAGTTTTGAACGAAGATTGGAATAATCAGTAG
- a CDS encoding histidine phosphatase family protein — MTTIHLYLVRHGQTKLNAAGRLQGIYDSELTHNGVRSAERLARMLADVHFDAAYVSDLGRAQQTSRIITAHHPEIKKPTIDVGLREFNFGGLEGTKNMWIVNQVRKQLGIGTFVKLMLSRERFATLLWVFNSLDQTRAAETLVGVTDRISRTLRRICLYESQNNDHDKNILIVSHGLVLSAFLYQISPRELPTRLLKNTSVSRVDYQDRQFKLIDINITPKKRA; from the coding sequence ATGACAACGATTCATTTATACTTAGTTCGCCACGGACAAACTAAACTTAATGCTGCGGGCCGGCTACAAGGCATTTATGACTCAGAACTTACCCATAACGGCGTTCGTTCTGCCGAGCGGTTAGCGCGGATGCTAGCTGATGTTCATTTTGATGCTGCTTACGTCAGTGATCTGGGCCGCGCTCAACAAACGAGTCGCATTATCACCGCACACCATCCTGAAATAAAAAAGCCGACGATCGACGTCGGCTTACGTGAATTTAACTTTGGTGGTCTTGAAGGCACTAAAAACATGTGGATCGTTAATCAAGTTCGAAAACAACTGGGCATTGGAACGTTTGTTAAACTGATGTTAAGTCGAGAACGCTTTGCAACCCTACTCTGGGTGTTTAATTCACTCGATCAGACGCGCGCTGCTGAAACCTTAGTCGGTGTCACTGACCGAATCAGCCGTACTCTCCGCCGAATCTGTTTATACGAATCACAAAACAATGATCACGACAAAAATATTCTGATTGTTTCCCATGGTCTGGTGCTCAGCGCATTTCTATATCAGATCAGTCCTCGTGAACTCCCCACGCGTCTCCTCAAAAACACTAGTGTTAGTCGCGTCGATTACCAGGATCGTCAATTTAAGTTGATCGACATTAACATCACGCCTAAGAAACGGGCCTAG
- a CDS encoding HAD family hydrolase, giving the protein MPKYLVFMDIDGTLLTDHQYVSERTRATIERLQKQDVLFYIATGRMYELAKIVRNKLNSDVRLVTSNGAVFDGTQGREITKLGGAAVELAYLIARRDNLPMMLFTPDMAYYTEQIPRFVARNAANFDADEVSIGYEEVKSFTQLATIEDQITNGVILSREDMSRLDSAREKLTNSKLLRLSSSNPNNIEMIPLNTDKGTAVKQIQREQHIDAAHTFVFGDGLNDVGMMAEADLSVAMGNALPQVKKVANYVTDTNYNDGLALFLEKYFAAHPLTTN; this is encoded by the coding sequence ATGCCAAAATACTTAGTCTTTATGGACATTGACGGTACGTTATTAACCGACCATCAATATGTCTCGGAGCGAACTCGAGCAACGATCGAACGGTTACAGAAACAAGATGTATTATTTTATATTGCAACGGGGCGCATGTACGAGCTTGCGAAAATTGTCCGGAATAAATTAAATTCGGATGTCCGGTTAGTCACATCTAATGGTGCGGTTTTTGATGGTACTCAGGGGCGTGAAATTACTAAGCTGGGAGGGGCTGCAGTTGAGCTTGCTTATCTGATTGCTCGTCGTGACAACTTACCGATGATGCTATTTACCCCGGATATGGCCTATTATACGGAGCAGATTCCTAGGTTTGTGGCGCGGAATGCGGCTAACTTTGATGCGGATGAAGTTTCGATCGGCTACGAGGAAGTGAAGAGTTTTACCCAGTTAGCGACGATTGAAGATCAGATTACCAATGGGGTGATTCTCAGTCGTGAAGACATGTCACGGTTAGATTCTGCCCGTGAAAAATTAACAAATAGTAAATTATTGCGATTATCATCATCTAATCCGAACAATATTGAAATGATTCCCCTCAACACTGATAAGGGGACGGCGGTCAAACAAATTCAGCGTGAGCAACATATTGATGCTGCCCATACGTTTGTCTTTGGTGATGGCTTGAATGATGTTGGCATGATGGCAGAAGCTGATCTATCAGTAGCGATGGGGAATGCCTTACCACAAGTTAAGAAGGTTGCTAACTATGTGACCGATACGAATTACAATGATGGGTTAGCCTTATTCTTAGAAAAATATTTTGCTGCGCATCCGTTAACGACTAATTAA
- a CDS encoding ketopantoate reductase family protein, producing the protein MHFTVLGAGAMGLRYGVLLQEAGNQVDFVDTWQPNIDQIKHQGGVYVARDHQNRHLVPVKVSTPEDYHDDPDVWVVFTKQMQLTDFLTRTAHAFNGHQYVLTCMNGMGHVEKLLHYFKPEKLLAGTALVATVLNGPGDVDFIGARGAGTMNLANYTEQPDEMTHKIVTELDKCQFHPNLTTNFRGTLLAKVVFNSVVNTLCTLFEITMGEFAAYPGADELSRQLIDEAYDVCERDGVTMLNTRAEELASVNYVSKVANPLHYPSMYQDMSHNRPTEVDYINGYLVKLGQKYHYQAKTHAFLTHLVHLAETTRQTSAATEHTTEQSAQDATEQASQQASA; encoded by the coding sequence ATGCATTTTACAGTTCTCGGCGCAGGCGCCATGGGATTACGTTACGGTGTGTTATTACAAGAAGCAGGCAATCAAGTTGATTTTGTGGATACTTGGCAACCAAATATTGATCAAATTAAGCATCAAGGTGGCGTTTACGTGGCCCGCGACCACCAGAATCGACACTTAGTTCCCGTCAAAGTCTCAACTCCCGAAGATTATCACGATGATCCCGACGTCTGGGTCGTTTTTACCAAACAGATGCAACTAACCGATTTTTTAACTCGTACCGCGCACGCTTTTAACGGCCACCAATACGTATTGACCTGCATGAATGGCATGGGCCACGTTGAAAAGTTATTGCATTACTTCAAACCCGAAAAATTGTTAGCAGGAACGGCCTTAGTTGCAACGGTCTTAAACGGCCCCGGTGATGTCGATTTTATTGGTGCTCGCGGGGCTGGTACGATGAACCTTGCTAACTACACCGAGCAACCTGACGAAATGACGCATAAAATCGTCACGGAATTAGACAAATGTCAGTTTCATCCCAACTTGACTACTAATTTTCGCGGAACACTGCTTGCAAAAGTGGTTTTTAATTCCGTGGTCAACACGCTCTGTACCCTCTTTGAAATTACGATGGGCGAATTCGCCGCTTATCCAGGAGCTGATGAACTGAGTCGGCAACTGATTGATGAGGCCTATGATGTCTGCGAGCGTGATGGCGTCACCATGTTGAACACGCGCGCTGAAGAACTTGCCTCAGTTAACTATGTCAGCAAAGTCGCCAACCCATTGCACTACCCTTCAATGTATCAAGATATGTCTCATAACCGGCCAACCGAGGTCGATTATATCAATGGCTACCTCGTCAAACTTGGTCAAAAGTACCATTACCAGGCAAAAACACACGCGTTCTTAACACACCTTGTTCACTTAGCTGAAACCACCCGTCAAACCAGCGCCGCAACTGAACACACTACTGAACAAAGTGCTCAGGACGCGACCGAACAGGCTAGTCAACAAGCAAGCGCATAA
- a CDS encoding DMT family transporter codes for MQFSREFKGIFLASISATFWGISGAVAQTLFDTTDINSIWLTGIRMLGAGIALLLVSLVTHVDLWSIWRQPRDLLQIGAYTLLGLMPVQFTYFLAVEASNAATGTILQFMGPVFIALWMLVAHRQLPTRAEGLAIVCALLGSFLLVTHGNPSTLVISVWALIWGLLSGVSSATNTLLPTKLLTKYDPMTVNTWSMLLGGILFNMVQPFWSIHIPLTLLNISKLSFVVLFGTLLAFLFFLQSLQYIRPTVVSLLDAFEPLSATIIAVALLGVSFGWLDIIGSILIISTVFILAVGQGPNDRTAENFKQP; via the coding sequence ATGCAATTCAGTCGGGAATTTAAAGGAATCTTTCTCGCCAGTATCAGTGCGACCTTTTGGGGGATCTCGGGTGCCGTGGCACAGACGCTTTTTGATACGACCGATATTAATTCAATTTGGCTGACCGGTATCCGCATGCTGGGAGCCGGGATTGCATTATTACTAGTCAGTTTGGTGACTCACGTTGACTTGTGGTCAATCTGGCGGCAACCACGCGACTTATTACAAATCGGTGCTTACACGTTGCTGGGGTTGATGCCAGTGCAATTCACTTACTTCTTGGCTGTAGAAGCGAGCAATGCGGCTACTGGTACTATTTTACAATTTATGGGTCCCGTGTTCATCGCATTATGGATGTTAGTGGCTCATCGCCAATTACCAACACGAGCAGAAGGGCTGGCAATTGTTTGTGCCTTGCTCGGCTCATTCCTACTGGTGACCCATGGCAATCCGAGTACCTTAGTGATCTCCGTCTGGGCATTAATCTGGGGATTATTATCTGGGGTTTCATCTGCAACCAACACGTTACTCCCAACCAAGTTGCTCACTAAGTACGATCCGATGACCGTCAACACATGGTCGATGTTACTAGGAGGAATCTTATTCAATATGGTTCAGCCATTTTGGTCGATCCATATTCCACTGACCCTCTTAAATATTAGTAAGCTGAGCTTTGTCGTACTTTTCGGTACCTTGTTAGCATTCCTGTTTTTCTTGCAAAGCTTACAATATATTCGCCCCACCGTTGTCAGCTTACTAGATGCCTTCGAACCTTTATCAGCCACCATCATTGCAGTGGCTTTGCTAGGTGTCAGCTTCGGTTGGCTTGATATTATTGGCAGTATTCTAATCATTAGTACCGTCTTTATTTTGGCTGTTGGCCAAGGTCCTAACGACCGCACTGCCGAGAATTTCAAACAGCCCTAA